The following are encoded in a window of Amycolatopsis lexingtonensis genomic DNA:
- a CDS encoding MFS transporter: MTTSPVRPVWTAVLCWLTVLLEGYDLVALGATIPTLLKSGYLGFTAAGATLVATVSLIGVAVGAACLGPLTDRFGRRGMLIGSVLLFSLFTLLTPLAPNVAMFGIFRFIAGLGLGACMPVALTVMSENLPARRRASASTFTMTGYHVGAVLTSVLALVVAGDWHWLFYGGGAVGLLVVPLMWVKLPESAAYLASREDPAAERVGLRDLLGARFRRVSIAVWTGSFMGLLLVYGLNTWLPQLMRTAGYPISTSITLLLVLNIGAVLGLVLAGTIADRFGIRPIARIWFGAGAVLLAALSLRIANAFLLNTVVLLTGVFVFSAQVLIYGYVAQVFPARLRGTALGLTSAIGRLGSILGPFVTGALVTAGVAYPWGFYFFAVVAALGLGAVLALRGESRAAEPVPV, translated from the coding sequence ATGACGACGTCTCCCGTCCGTCCCGTGTGGACGGCGGTCCTCTGCTGGCTGACCGTCCTGCTCGAGGGCTACGACCTGGTCGCGCTCGGCGCCACCATCCCGACGCTGCTCAAGAGCGGCTACCTCGGCTTCACCGCGGCCGGTGCGACGCTGGTCGCGACGGTGTCGCTGATCGGCGTGGCCGTCGGCGCGGCCTGCCTCGGCCCGCTCACCGACCGCTTCGGCCGCCGCGGCATGCTCATCGGCTCGGTGCTGCTGTTCTCGTTGTTCACGCTGCTGACGCCGCTGGCCCCGAACGTGGCGATGTTCGGGATCTTCCGGTTCATCGCCGGTCTCGGCCTCGGCGCGTGCATGCCGGTGGCGCTCACGGTGATGTCGGAGAACCTGCCCGCCCGGCGGCGTGCCAGCGCGAGCACGTTCACGATGACCGGCTACCACGTCGGCGCGGTGCTGACGTCGGTCCTCGCGCTGGTGGTGGCCGGCGACTGGCACTGGCTGTTCTACGGCGGCGGGGCCGTCGGCCTGCTGGTGGTGCCGCTGATGTGGGTGAAGCTGCCGGAATCCGCGGCCTACCTGGCTTCGCGGGAGGACCCCGCGGCCGAGCGCGTCGGGCTGCGCGACCTGCTGGGCGCGCGCTTCCGGCGGGTCAGCATCGCGGTGTGGACGGGCTCGTTCATGGGACTGCTGCTGGTCTACGGGCTCAACACGTGGCTGCCGCAGCTGATGCGGACCGCGGGCTACCCGATCTCGACGTCGATCACGCTGCTGCTGGTGCTGAACATCGGCGCGGTGCTCGGGCTGGTGCTGGCGGGCACGATCGCCGACCGCTTCGGCATCCGCCCGATCGCCCGCATCTGGTTCGGCGCCGGCGCGGTGCTGCTGGCGGCGCTGAGCCTGCGCATCGCGAACGCGTTCCTGCTGAACACGGTCGTGCTGCTGACCGGCGTGTTCGTGTTCTCCGCGCAGGTGCTGATCTACGGGTACGTCGCCCAGGTGTTCCCGGCGCGGCTGCGCGGCACGGCGCTGGGCCTGACGTCGGCGATCGGGCGGCTCGGGTCGATCCTAGGCCCGTTCGTGACCGGTGCGCTGGTCACCGCGGGCGTGGCGTACCCGTGGGGGTTCTACTTCTTCGCCGTGGTGGCCGCGCTCGGCTTGGGTGCGGTGCTGGCGCTGCGCGGGGAGTCACGAGCCGCGGAGCCGGTCCCGGTCTAA
- a CDS encoding benzaldehyde dehydrogenase produces MTLLDNEFVRGSGGTHAVVEPATGETLGGVGIATPEDVAEAAAAAAKAQRDWARRKPAERAAVLRRAGELWEAHAAEVQDWIVREAGSTRPKAGIETEMAAGICFEAAALPTHPLGEVLSTGEPRWSLARRQPCGVVSVISPFNFPLILAIRSVAPALALGNAVLLKPDLRTAVSGGVSIVRVFEAAGLPEGLLHLLPGDAAVGAAVVDAPEVSVVSFTGSTAAGRKVGEAAARSLKRVHLELGGNNALVVLPGADVAKAASAGAFGSFLHQGQICMTTGRHLVHESQVDEYVEALAEKARRLPVGNPATGEVALGPIIDDRQLAHVADVVDRSVAAGARVLAGGKPDAPYYPPTVLFGLDDDTPAWREEIFGPVAPVRAYRDLDEAARLVNDSEYGLSVGILGDVGTAMKLAEEVRSGKVHINEQTVGDEPTAPFGGVGDSGNGSRFGGAKANIEAFTETQWLTVRADIAGYPF; encoded by the coding sequence ATGACCTTGCTGGACAACGAGTTCGTGCGCGGCAGCGGCGGGACCCACGCGGTCGTCGAACCGGCCACCGGGGAAACCCTGGGCGGCGTGGGCATCGCGACACCGGAGGACGTCGCCGAAGCGGCGGCGGCTGCGGCGAAGGCGCAACGCGACTGGGCGCGGCGCAAGCCTGCCGAGCGCGCCGCGGTGCTGCGCCGGGCCGGCGAGCTGTGGGAGGCGCACGCCGCCGAGGTGCAGGACTGGATCGTCCGCGAGGCCGGTTCAACGCGCCCCAAAGCCGGGATCGAAACGGAGATGGCGGCCGGGATCTGCTTCGAGGCCGCGGCCCTGCCCACGCATCCGCTCGGCGAGGTGCTGAGCACCGGCGAGCCCCGCTGGTCGCTGGCGCGGCGCCAGCCGTGCGGTGTCGTCTCGGTGATCTCGCCGTTCAACTTCCCGCTGATCCTGGCGATCCGCTCGGTCGCGCCCGCGTTGGCGCTCGGCAACGCCGTGCTGCTCAAGCCGGACCTGCGGACCGCGGTGTCCGGCGGGGTCAGCATCGTGCGCGTCTTCGAGGCGGCCGGCCTCCCGGAAGGCTTGCTGCACCTGCTGCCCGGGGACGCCGCCGTCGGCGCCGCGGTGGTCGACGCGCCCGAGGTGTCGGTCGTGTCGTTCACCGGGTCCACCGCGGCCGGGCGGAAGGTCGGCGAGGCCGCCGCCCGCTCGCTCAAGCGCGTGCACCTGGAGCTGGGCGGGAACAACGCGCTCGTCGTGCTGCCGGGCGCCGACGTCGCCAAGGCCGCCTCCGCCGGCGCGTTCGGCTCGTTCCTGCACCAGGGCCAGATCTGCATGACCACCGGACGGCACCTGGTCCACGAGTCCCAAGTGGACGAATACGTCGAAGCGCTGGCGGAGAAGGCGCGGCGGCTGCCGGTCGGGAACCCGGCCACCGGCGAGGTGGCGCTCGGCCCGATCATCGACGACCGGCAGCTCGCGCACGTCGCCGACGTCGTCGACCGGAGTGTCGCGGCGGGCGCCCGCGTCCTGGCCGGCGGCAAGCCGGACGCGCCGTACTACCCGCCGACCGTCCTCTTCGGACTCGACGACGACACCCCGGCGTGGCGCGAAGAGATCTTCGGCCCGGTCGCGCCGGTGCGCGCCTACCGCGACCTCGACGAGGCGGCGCGGCTGGTCAACGATTCCGAGTACGGCCTGTCGGTCGGCATCCTCGGCGACGTCGGCACCGCGATGAAGCTGGCCGAGGAAGTCCGCTCGGGCAAGGTGCACATCAACGAGCAAACCGTCGGCGACGAGCCCACCGCCCCGTTCGGCGGCGTCGGCGACTCCGGCAATGGCTCCCGCTTCGGCGGCGCGAAGGCCAACATCGAGGCCTTTACCGAAACCCAGTGGCTGACCGTCCGCGCGGACATCGCGGGTTACCCCTTCTAA